One segment of Vibrio mimicus DNA contains the following:
- the clpA gene encoding ATP-dependent Clp protease ATP-binding subunit ClpA gives MLNKELESSLNGAFARARDKRHEFMTVEHLLLALLENDAAREALLACQADIDVLRRELDTFIDQTTPLIPKNDETRETQPTLSFQRVLQRAVFHVQSSGRSEVTGANVLVAIFSEQESHAAYLLKKNDISRLDIVNFISHGITKASNHNEDSSSESFGSESSEEVSADERLESFATNLNQLAKQGQIDPLIGRDKELERTIQVLCRRRKNNPLLVGEAGVGKTAIAEGLAWRIVEGNVPDVIQHSVIYSLDIGSLLAGTKYRGDFEKRFKSILKQLEKEKDAILFIDEIHTIIGAGAASGGQVDAANLIKPLLSSGKLRCIGSTTYQEYSNIFEKERALSRRFQKIDIVEPSLDDTTKILMGLKTKYEAHHDVRYTNKALRAAVELSAKYINERHLPDKAIDVIDEAGARARLMPASRRKKTVGVAEIEAMVAKMARIPEKSVSSSDKDILKNLDKQMKMLVFGQDTAIDVLTESIKLTRAGLGAEHKPVGSFLFAGPTGVGKTEVTLQLSKLLGIELLRFDMSEYGERHSVSRLIGAPPGYVGYDQGGLLTDAVIKHPHSVVLLDEIEKAHPDIFNLLLQVMDNGTLTDNNGRKADFRNVILVMTTNAGVAETVKKSIGLIQQDNSHDAMSEIKKVFTPEFRNRLDHIIWFNSLDERVIHQVVDKFIVELQAQLDARGVSLEVSEDARHWLAVKGYDREMGARPMGRVIQEQLKKPLANELLFGSLVNGGTVKVSLSDDKLAFEYFATREEVVH, from the coding sequence TAACAAAGAATTAGAGTCGAGTCTAAACGGCGCGTTTGCTCGGGCACGAGACAAAAGACATGAATTTATGACCGTCGAGCACCTCCTACTTGCATTGTTGGAAAACGATGCAGCGCGGGAAGCCCTGTTAGCCTGTCAAGCCGATATCGATGTATTGCGTCGTGAACTGGATACCTTCATTGACCAGACAACGCCACTCATCCCTAAAAACGATGAAACACGCGAAACTCAACCCACATTGAGTTTTCAACGCGTGCTGCAACGTGCAGTATTCCATGTGCAATCTTCAGGTCGCAGTGAAGTGACTGGAGCAAACGTGCTCGTTGCGATTTTCAGTGAGCAAGAGTCACACGCGGCTTATCTGCTCAAGAAAAACGACATTAGCCGCTTGGATATTGTTAACTTTATTTCCCACGGCATCACTAAAGCCTCAAATCATAACGAAGACTCTTCTTCGGAGTCGTTTGGTAGCGAGAGTTCCGAAGAAGTGAGTGCCGATGAGCGCCTAGAGAGTTTTGCGACGAACCTGAACCAACTTGCTAAACAAGGTCAGATCGATCCGCTGATTGGCCGTGACAAAGAGTTGGAACGTACGATTCAAGTCCTGTGTCGCCGTCGTAAAAATAACCCTCTGCTGGTGGGGGAAGCGGGTGTCGGCAAAACCGCGATTGCGGAAGGCTTGGCATGGCGAATTGTGGAAGGTAATGTGCCTGACGTGATTCAGCACAGCGTGATTTATTCCCTCGATATTGGTTCGCTGTTAGCTGGCACGAAATATCGTGGCGATTTCGAAAAACGTTTCAAATCGATTTTGAAACAGCTTGAGAAAGAGAAAGACGCGATCCTGTTTATCGATGAAATTCATACCATCATCGGTGCGGGTGCGGCTTCTGGTGGTCAAGTGGATGCGGCAAATCTGATTAAGCCTCTGCTCAGTAGCGGTAAATTGCGCTGTATCGGTTCCACCACGTATCAAGAATACAGCAACATCTTTGAGAAAGAGCGAGCCCTGTCTCGACGTTTCCAAAAGATTGATATTGTTGAGCCTTCGCTTGATGACACCACCAAAATTTTGATGGGCTTAAAAACCAAGTACGAAGCTCACCACGATGTACGCTATACCAATAAAGCGCTGCGTGCTGCGGTTGAGCTTTCAGCGAAATACATCAATGAGCGTCATCTGCCAGATAAAGCAATTGACGTGATTGACGAAGCCGGCGCTCGTGCTCGTTTGATGCCAGCGAGCCGTCGTAAGAAAACCGTTGGCGTGGCTGAAATTGAAGCCATGGTAGCGAAAATGGCACGTATTCCTGAAAAATCGGTTTCTTCATCTGATAAAGACATTTTGAAAAATCTGGATAAGCAGATGAAAATGTTGGTATTCGGACAAGATACTGCGATCGATGTGCTAACCGAATCCATCAAACTGACTCGGGCCGGATTGGGCGCGGAGCATAAACCAGTGGGTTCATTCCTGTTTGCTGGCCCGACAGGGGTTGGGAAAACAGAAGTGACACTGCAGCTTTCAAAACTGCTTGGCATAGAGCTACTGCGCTTCGATATGTCTGAGTATGGTGAACGTCACTCGGTAAGCCGTTTGATTGGTGCTCCTCCGGGGTATGTGGGTTATGACCAAGGTGGTTTGCTGACTGATGCCGTTATCAAGCATCCTCACTCAGTGGTGCTTCTTGATGAAATCGAAAAAGCGCACCCCGATATCTTTAACTTGCTACTGCAAGTGATGGATAACGGTACGCTGACGGATAACAATGGCCGTAAAGCCGATTTCCGCAACGTTATCTTAGTGATGACGACTAACGCGGGTGTTGCGGAAACAGTGAAAAAGTCGATTGGTCTGATCCAACAAGATAATAGCCATGATGCGATGTCGGAAATCAAGAAGGTTTTTACCCCAGAGTTCCGCAACCGTCTTGACCACATTATTTGGTTCAACAGCTTGGATGAGCGTGTGATTCATCAAGTCGTTGATAAGTTCATTGTGGAGCTTCAAGCCCAATTGGATGCTCGTGGAGTTTCTCTGGAAGTGTCAGAAGATGCTCGTCATTGGTTGGCGGTGAAAGGCTACGATAGAGAAATGGGTGCGCGTCCGATGGGACGTGTAATCCAAGAGCAATTGAAGAAACCTCTGGCTAATGAGCTGCTGTTTGGTTCACTCGTAAATGGTGGAACAGTAAAAGTTTCATTGAGTGATGACAAACTCGCTTTCGAGTATTTCGCGACTCGTGAAGAGGTTGTTCATTAA